TCCAGGGAAAGGGCTTCCGGCAGGGAGTAGGTCAGGGCAAAGGATTTTACATATCCCCGGATACGCGAAGCATGCATCGAGGTGGAAATGGTGAGTGAAATCAACACCATCACCGCCAATTTCTGCATCGATTATCTCTGCTGGTCGCGGCGCTCGTCTTCGGCGATAAGACCATCATGCAAGGTAATGACCCGTCGGGCGCGCTTCATGATCATGCGGTCATGAGTGGAAAAAAGAAACGTCATACCGGTTTTTTCGTTCAGTTCACGCATCATGTCCAGCAGGCCGGTCCCGGTTCTGGAATCGAGGTTGGCCGTGGGTTCATCCGCCAGGATTAATCGCGGCCTGAACACCATGGCACGGGCGATGGCCACCCGTTGCTGCTGGCCGCCCGAAAGTTTCGTGGGAAGCCGGTCGGCCATGCCGGCCAGACCCACGGCATCCAAAATTTCCATTACGCGGCGGTGACGCTCTGGTCTGGAAACACCTTGAAGCATCATGATGTATTCCACATTCTCCTCCACCCGCAGCACGGGAACCAGGTTGTAAGACTGAAAAATAAAACCGATATGGTCGCGCCGGAAGTCGGACAACTCCCGCCCGCGCATGCAGGACAACTCTTTACCGTCCAGAAACACTTTGCCGCCGCTGGGCTCGTCGAGGCCGGAGATAATATTGAGAAACGTGGTCTTTCCGGATCCGGACGGCCCCACGATGGCGGTGAATTCGCCGCTTTCTATGGTGAGATCGATGCCGCGAACAGCGTGAACATCCACGCCGTTGTCGTGGTAGGTCTTGGTTACGTCCCGGGTTGCCACAATAAAATCATTCCGGTTCATGTTTTGCTCCATTTCCATGTTTCAGAGGCTTTTGCGCAGGGCGGAAGCGATCTGCATGCGCCCGGCCACCCACGCGGGATAAAAGCCCACCAGGGTGCAGAATAGGATCACCCACAAGGGATATTTGACAAATTGCATGCCCCGCAGCACGGGGTAGATGATTTCCCGGATGTGAACCCCGGTCATCTCAATGCCGCGGTAATCAATACCTGTATGGGATACAATGGCGGTGACGGCAAGGCCGAGCAGAACGCCGATCACCGTACTGACCAGTCCCAATGCCAGGGCTTCCAGCACGATCAACTTGCGAATGCCGCCGGCCCGTGTGCCCACGGCGCGCAACACCCCGAATTCAAACATGCGTTCATACATAGACATGAACAGCGTGTTG
The window above is part of the Candidatus Aminicenantes bacterium genome. Proteins encoded here:
- a CDS encoding ABC transporter ATP-binding protein; this encodes MNRNDFIVATRDVTKTYHDNGVDVHAVRGIDLTIESGEFTAIVGPSGSGKTTFLNIISGLDEPSGGKVFLDGKELSCMRGRELSDFRRDHIGFIFQSYNLVPVLRVEENVEYIMMLQGVSRPERHRRVMEILDAVGLAGMADRLPTKLSGGQQQRVAIARAMVFRPRLILADEPTANLDSRTGTGLLDMMRELNEKTGMTFLFSTHDRMIMKRARRVITLHDGLIAEDERRDQQR